Genomic DNA from Pelosinus sp. IPA-1:
ATTTACATATTAAAAATAATTAAGGAAGAGAATTTTTTAGTAGATACATTTGGAAATGAGTATGTAGAATATAAAAAAAGAACTTGGGCTTTAATACCATTAATTTTTTGACATAATTATAGTGCTAATCTATCTGGGGTTCTATTACCCAAGATTGAGATTAATGGGGGGATGACAATGACCTATTATGATCCTAGGACTAAAAATTACGACGTTAATAGTCGCAATACTAATAAATCCAATCGTTTAGTTCACGGTCCGTACTTACTCCAATATACCAATAATCCACTAGATTGGTATCCATGGGGAGCAGAAGCGTTCGGAAAGCACAGTGAGAATCGGCCTGTATTTTTGTCCGTGGGCTATTCGTAGCTGTGTTTAAAATAAATGAAAATGTTACCTTGATTTACATGCCATTGATGGCAATGGAACTAATATTTGTTTAGAGGGATAAGCGCAATTGTTAATATAAAGCTCGATAATAAAGGATCTGACGGTTCCTTTGTCTTGATAATGAGCCGTTGTAAACTCCGAATAAAAAGAGCTGATCAAAAAAGCAATATATATGACAAACTCCTGCAAAGCAGCCTAGCCTTGCAGGAGTTTTGTATTTTAATGGTAAATAGGATAGAAATATGGGATTTTAAAGAAATTCTAACTATGTAAATGAGAGAAGAAGATAGGTACTCAAAAGAACCGTCCCTTTGAGTTCTTCTTAAGAAGTTGATCATATAACAATGACAGGAGTGATTCTATGAGTGCAATATCTAAAACTCCTCAGCCTCCTTACTATGCGGTAATATTTACTTCGGTAAGAACTGAAGGTGATAATGGGTACGATAAAACGGCTAATGAAATGGTTGAACTGGGATTTAGTCAGGCAGGTTTTTTAGGGGCGGAAAGTGTCAGAGATGCTGCTGGCGTAGGTATAACTGTATCATATTGGGAATCATTAGAAGCTATTGAAAATTGGAAGGATAACGCTCGTCACAAAATAGCTCAAAAACTAGGTCAGGAGTTGTGGTATGAAAGTTTTGCAACGAGGATCTGCAAGGTGGAGCGACTTGGGCTTTTTAAAGTTGATGAGGGTGAAAAAATGATATCTAAATAATGGATAATAAATCAGAGTTCTATTTATGATTTTGGCTTAATATTGCGAGGTTATTAAGGTATCTGTGATTGATAGGATCTATTGGGACAGAGAACCTGTCCCCGTGTCCCTAAGGGATTGGTCACTACTTTTATTCGAGTGAGAGTGTCTAATCAGGAATGTATCTGATGAATTTGGTGAAGTGGGACAGGATTCTTGTCTCTACCAGCAATATACGAAGCTGTAAGAGGTGACAGCAACCTCGTGTCAGCTAGCCAGAATTACGGGCATATGTAAAGGTGTGATTGATAGAGCTTAATGGGACAGTGTCCCTGTCCCCATGTCCCATGTTTATGACATGAGAAGAAAGAAGGGAGTGACTCAAAAGAACCGTCCCTTTGAGTTTTATAGACTTAAAACTGTCACCTGACTCACATATGACATTTTTTTTGTTAAAACCGCAGTAATGTCAAAGGTCCTGTCCCCTTGACATTTTAGCTTTGCAGGAATTTTGTATTTTAATGGTAAATAGGATAGAAATATGGGATTTTAAAGAAATTCTAACTATATAAATGAGAGAAGAAGACAGGTACTCAGAAGAACCGTTCCCTTGATTTTTGTGTTAAAATTATACAATTGTAATAAGTTAAGAAATCTATAATAATGGAAAGGATGTTTAATTAAATGAAAATATTAATTTTTGTAGGAATTATTAGTTTAATAAGTTTAACAGGTTGTGGAATGGCTTCTAATGATAAAAAAACTCCAGAAACACAGCCAGCTGTTCAACAAACTCAACAGACACAAAGCACACCTAAGAAATTTAACACTGAGACAGATACGAGCAGAAAAACTGACCATTACGGAGATGATCAGCAACCCGCAAATAATAGTTCACCTAAGAAGTTCGATACTAAAACGGATACGAGTAGAAAGACTTTAGATCAGCTTAACTAGCATAAAAGGAGTGTCGCAGGGACAGTGATGTTGTTTTCAATAACGAAACATAGTCCCTGTCCCTGTGTTTTCTCTGCTGTTAAAAGATATTCCACTATAGACATGGGAGGTGTGTATACAATGCGTGTTATCATTCGAATTGTAGTAGTTGTTTTACTCTTAATCATATTTAATGGCTACTCTATAGTTGACTCATTTAATTTAGCGAACAATGGTATTTTTACTGATGGAAAGGTGTTGTGTTACGCCCCTTATAAAGCGCTATTGAACAGATCATCAAAAGTTAATAACTATAAGATTTCGTATGACGGTTACACAGGGGACGTTGTTTTATGGGGAATGGATCATCCTACTAACAGCAAAGTTTCGGTTGTGTACGACAAGAACAATCCTAATTTAGTATGGTTGGGAAATCATGATGATAATGCATGGAAACTATATAAGCTAAATTATGATCCACAGTGGACAATTATAGCGTTGATAATATCTTTTATTCTCTATGGAATTGAAATACGCTATTGTCAAAGTGACTATGTTATAAAATTCTAACCAAACAAAAGGAGTTATGCTTTTCGCATTTCTCCCGATCCGTATCCATACACATCGGACGCTTAAAATGAACCCTTCAAAGCGTTACCCTATCATTTGATTCATCGAGAAAAATAGCGGGACAGGTGTGACGTTTAAAAACATCACACCTGCCCCGCTGTTTTAATAAGATGAAGGATAAGGGGACGGAGGTAGTGTCTGACGAAAAGGGGAATTGTTGAAAGAAACTTTAAGACAGAACCACCGTCCCCTTGTCTTACTCTATTGGAGGAAGTTTATAGACTTAAAACCGTCACCTGACTCACATATGACATTTTTTTTGTTAAAACCGCAGTAATGTCAAAGGACCTGTCCCCTTGACATTCAGGTTCAATAATGAGTTTATTGAAGGAACTTTGCTAGATGTCCGTGAAGAAAAGGAAATAGATCAGTTAAATGTGACTGAATATATAAATAGGTATTTGGCTGAAAAAGGAATAGGAATCAATGATTTGAAAAGTGTAGGAAATAAATCGCTAAGAGAGGAACTGATAAAGCATCTGATGGAAAAATCCAACTTGTCCCTAAGAGGGATTGCGGAGAAATTGGAACTAAACCGTGAAATGGTAAGAAAGGTACAAGTGTCAAGGGACCTGTCCCCTTGACATACGGGTATTGAAAGAAGAAGACATTATTGATTTAGTGAGGAAAAAGTCAAATGGAGAGAATCCATAGGATATATTAGAAGCCTTTCCTGATCTTCATTTCATAAATATACAGGCCATTATTACCATTACCAATGATATGGTTCTCCCCCGACTAATCTTAATATTTTTGAGAGAAAAATAAGGAAACAAGGTATTGGTGAAAAATAGAAATAGATAATTAGTAAGACTTAAGCTCTTGTATTGGAGGCTTAAGTCTTTTTTGTTACAGTTGATTTTATCGATGTGTGTTCCTTTTTCATCGTAAGTACCTAACATTTTTCTTCGTTGCTAAAAAAATCAATAAGTTGTGATTGAAAACATTTGGCAGTAAAAGTCAACTCCCGGTCCTTGTGAACAATTAGACCATGCGTAAAATTCATCTTAGGGCTGAACGGTAAAACCTTAAGTTCTCCGAGTTGCAGTTCTTTTTTTATAGCTATTTCAGGAATAAGAGCAAAGCTTTTACCACAGCGTACAACCTGTTTAATCATTTCAAGACTTGCTAGTTCTAATGCATCTTTAACTTGCACTCCAGATTTTTTTAAAACTTCACTTGCTTTAGTATGATACAAGCAAGATATTCCGCCACTGATAGAGATCTCCCCGTTTAGAGCTTGAACACCTAAAACTTTAACCTCCTGGGCTAATTCTGGTGATGCAGTAAATACAATGTTTTCCTCTATTAGCGGATAAAAAAGAATGTCATGACGATCTGGATTTTGAGGAACGATTCCAAAGTCGACGGCAAAATCTAATACTCCATCCAGAATATCTTGATAAAAACCTGCTTCCACACGTAGCTTCACTTCAGGGCATTCCTTGATGTATCGCTGCATAAACGGCAGCATGCGGGTGAGAAAAAAAGATTCCTGCATTTTGACTCGAACAGTTCCATGTGGTTGATCCAGTGCATCCATGCTTTCCTGAATACAGCTGCTCAAATGGATGTATTGGTAAGCAAATTTAGAGAATGTTATTCCTGCCTCTGTGGGCTTAACCTCACGAGGAAGTCGATGAAATAATCTTTGACCACAGATTTTTTCTAATAACTGAATGTGGGTAGTTATAGTCGATTGAACATAGCCTAACTTTTCAGCCGCACGGCTAAAATTTTTTTCCTCCAGCACCGCTATGAATGTTTGAAAAAATCGTCCTTCTAATGGATCAATCATATCATTTTACTCCTTGGTATTGCAATTTGAAATATCTATCATTTGATTCATTTGTTGGCCAAATACATATACTTATGATATTGTAACAACATAGCACATCAAATGCAACTTTAATAGCAATGACATGTTAGGAAGGAGAATAATACGATAAACGCTTGTACATTGCTAGCCAAATTATAGGAGCATTACTTATGTTTTGAAAAAGTTACAAAAATAATATGAGAGGATGAAAAAAATGAATATTAACTATCGTACGCAGAAGGTTGGAAATGTTGAAGTTTTTTACAGGGAAGCTGGTCCCAAAGACGCTCCCGTTATACTGCTTTTGCACGGATTTCCAACTTCAAGTCATATGTTCCGTGACTTAATCCCAAGGATCGCGGATCGCTATCATGTGATCGCTCCTGATCTTCCGGGCTTTGGAAATACAGTGGCTCCGCTGCGTGGTGAATTTGATTATACGTTCGACAACCTGGCCAAAGTGATCGAGGAATTTACCGAAGTACTTGCCTTTGACCGATATATACTTTATGTTTTTGATTATGGCGCACCGACAGGCTATCGGTTAGCCATAGCTCATCCAGAGCGCGTGCAGGCAATTATCAGTCAAAACGGCAATGCATATACGGAAGGTTTTAGCG
This window encodes:
- a CDS encoding LysR family transcriptional regulator, with the protein product MIDPLEGRFFQTFIAVLEEKNFSRAAEKLGYVQSTITTHIQLLEKICGQRLFHRLPREVKPTEAGITFSKFAYQYIHLSSCIQESMDALDQPHGTVRVKMQESFFLTRMLPFMQRYIKECPEVKLRVEAGFYQDILDGVLDFAVDFGIVPQNPDRHDILFYPLIEENIVFTASPELAQEVKVLGVQALNGEISISGGISCLYHTKASEVLKKSGVQVKDALELASLEMIKQVVRCGKSFALIPEIAIKKELQLGELKVLPFSPKMNFTHGLIVHKDRELTFTAKCFQSQLIDFFSNEEKC
- a CDS encoding DUF255 domain-containing protein, with the protein product MTYYDPRTKNYDVNSRNTNKSNRLVHGPYLLQYTNNPLDWYPWGAEAFGKHSENRPVFLSVGYS
- a CDS encoding antibiotic biosynthesis monooxygenase gives rise to the protein MSAISKTPQPPYYAVIFTSVRTEGDNGYDKTANEMVELGFSQAGFLGAESVRDAAGVGITVSYWESLEAIENWKDNARHKIAQKLGQELWYESFATRICKVERLGLFKVDEGEKMISK